Genomic segment of Methanolobus mangrovi:
AAGCGGTCGCTCAGGGCTTGCTTTCACAATTCGGTTTTGAAAAGTTCATGTTCAGGCCTGATGACAAGCGCAGTAAATACTATGTCCCTGATACCCAGATAGAGGTATTTGCATATCATCCTAATCTGGTCGGTTCTAAGACCAAATATTCCGACGGATGGATAGAGATAGCAACCTTTGGTATTTACTCGCCTACAGCCCTTTCCCAGTACAATATACCATATCCTGTGATGAACCTGGGACTTGGGGTTGAAAGGCTGGCAATGATACTTCACGATGCAACTGACATCCGTTCACTCACATACCCACAGATACCACAATACTCTGAGTGGAAGATGACCGATAACGAGCTTGCAAGGATGACATACATAGAGAATGTCCCCGAAACAGAAGAAGGCAAAGAGATCGTAAAAGCAATTGTAGCGGTTTGTGAAGAGTATGCAGCAACCCCAAGCCCATGTGAGTTCCCTGCATGGGAAGGAAGCATCAATGGAAAGACGGTAAAAGTGGCAGTCATTGAGCCAGAGGAAGAAACTAAACTCTGCGGACCTGCTCTGTTCAACGAAGTGGTTACCTATAACAGCGACATTCTTGGAGTACCTGATAACAAGAAATGGAAAGCAGTACTGGAGAATCATTCTGCAAGGACCGGCGTGAGATTCCTTGATGCATTTGCATGCCAGGCAGCAAAGGACATAGAGGATGCTGTTGCAAACGGAGAGAGCGAAGTCGAGACAAGAGTAAGGATAGTGAAAGTACCTTCTGAGATCAACATCCGCCTTGAGCCTCTTGCACAGCGTTACATCACAAGCAACAAAAAGAAGATAGACATCCGTGGACCGGTATTCACAACTGTACGGGCAACCATCGAATAAGAATGAACTGGACCACTGGTTCGACCCTGGTTCCCATACACTGAAAGAACTTAGAAAACTTCAGGAAACAGCCATACATAATTTGAGTATTGTGGATGGCTATGAGAAGATAGACAGGATAGCTGGCACAGACTGCGCATATTTCGATGATAAGATCATCTGTGTGATGGTTGTCCTGGACTATACAACCCTTGAAGTCATAGAAAAGAAATATACCGTACAGAAAGTGGTTTTTCCATATATTCCCACCTACCTGAACTTCAGGGAAGGAAAAGCCATTGCTTCTACTTTTTTAGAACTTGGGAACAAGCCGGACATAGTGATGTTTGACTCCTGTGGCATCAATCATCCTACAAGAGCAGGAATGGCAAGTTATTTCGGAGTTGTAATGGATGTACCGACAATAGGTGTTTCGAAGAAGATACTTTGTGGCATTTCAGAAACACCTGCAGAAGTTGAAGAATCCCGGAAGTTGATATACGACGAGGAGCAGGTTGGCTGGTTACTGAAAAGCAATAAAAGGAGTAATCCCATAATAGTCGCACCCGGACATAAAGTATCTCTGGAAAGCTGCCTGAAAATTGTAAAACATTGCCTGAAAGGATACAAGCTTCCCGAACCTACAAGGCTTGCACATATGTATGCAAATGAAGTAAAGAAATTCGTGTCAGGAAGAGAGGTCAAAGAATGAACTCATGCAGATATCCCAATATTAAGGCGCTCATGGACAATGGTCAACCTGTGTGCATCACGCTATGTGAAGATGAAGGCAGCACATCTGACCTCCTGTACTGTGAACTTGTACATATGGCAAGAACCGGAGACTCATTCTGCATAGAACACCAGCGATGCAGGCCGGGAGATTATATATTGGGCATAAGTGAAACCAGTCCTGCAGACTATTACCTGAAATCTCACAGGTACAAAGACCTGAAGACTGCAGAAAATGCTGTGAGTTCCCTTCCAAGAATAAAAAAAGGGTTCAAATCCTTAAGAATTGAGCCATTGAAAGAAAACGAAGGGAAATTCGATGTACTCCTGCTTTATCTCAAACCGGAAAGAGTAATGAAGATAATACAGGCATATGCATACCATAACGGTGAAGGGATCACATCAAGATCCATTGGTGCAGCATCCATATGCGGTGATTGTACTGCAAGACCGCTTCAGGAAGGAATTGGCATATCCTATGGATGCAAAGGTTCAAGAAAACATAGCGGCTATCCTAATGAAGAAGTACCTATCGGCATAAGTTATGAATTGGTAAACACAATAGAAGAGGGATTAAAGAATATCCCTGCAACATTTGACTGAATTCTTATTTTATCTGGCATTGTAGAGTGGAATCTCTTCCGCATCGACCTTTGTAGCCTCACCTATCGTATTGTTCAGCACCTTACGCACACGTGCAATACATTTTGGGTCAAGCTGCAACCTGAGGCTTGTGGTCTCACGTTCTTCGTAGTAAAGCTCACTGCTCTGCATCAGACGATGAGTAGATATCTGATGCCTGACCAATTTTGCAACTACCCCCATACTTCCGCCTGTGAGGTCCTCAGGACTTGTGTGTGTAAGTAATAACATATCACCTACATTCAGATGCAAAGCAGCCATGAAATTATAAGGGTTTCTTATTTCAATAGTAAGAAGCCGGTTTTGCCTTAGTTCAGATATAACACGTTCAGATATTCCTGTTAAAGCAACATATTCCATGCTATCACCCGTACATAGGGAACTCTTTTCTTGGCCCTGCTGGCTGTTCAGCGGTCCTTACATCCTCAGCCAGACGCTGCATTTCTATTTCGATCTTCTCTGCCTGTTCAATAAGGCTTTCAGTATCGATCTTTAAGTCATAAAGAATGTTCAGGACATCAATCACTACTGCTGCTGCCCGTGGATCCGGATTCTGGCTCATGGTAGAACCCAAAAGACTTATTGCGGGCATTTTACGCACAAAGCATTCACCCATGATACTGCCGGATATACCGGAAATTGTGCCCATCTGGAAAAGTTCTACCTTATCCCTTATCCGTTCCAGCATCTCAAGGGTTGTTGCAGCACCAAAGACCTTGTGGTCTTCACTCATGGTTGCGATGCCTGCGAGGGAGACTATTTCCTTGACGTTGATGGCTTGTGCCCAGTCCAGAAGAGCTTTACTTATATCGTAGGCCACTACCGGATTGATAGGGATATCGGAAACCACCATCACCATGTTATGTTCCACACTTTCATATATCCTCACAGGCATGTTTATAAGACCTTCATAGAGGACTGCAATGGGTGGGAAGTGTCTTGAGTCAATGGAACCAAGGTAGTCCATCTTCAATTCGTCAATAATCTGCTGGCTTGCAATATTACCTACAAGACCGATTCCCGGAAAACCCTCTACTAAAATAGGATTCTCTGATTTTATATCTGTGGTTATGATCTTTACATTGTTATTATCATAATCTGTTACTGCCAAACTATCACCTTTCAAAAATACGACTTGCTAAACTCCCTTATATTAATATAACAGCCAGCTTATAGATAAGAGCATCGTTTGCGTTCATTAATTAAACTTATATGTGAGAAGCAGAGCAATTGTTATTCAGAAATCAAAGGTGATAACGTGGATAAATCAATAACATATTTTGATGATGTAGGTAAAGCAAATACAGAAGAAGTAATGAAATTATCTGCAAAAAGAGCAGCAGAACTTGGAATAAAACATGTGGTCCTGGCGAGCACAAGCGGTGAGACAGCACTTGTGGCTGCAGAAGCATTCAAGGATCAGGACGTAAAACTGATCGCTATAACCCACCAGTATGGACTGAAGGAAAGCGGAAAATGGGAAGTTGACGAGGATAAACTGAAGAAACTGAACGAACTGGGAGTCGTAATGACCACACAGTCCCACATGTTCTCAGGTGTCGAGCGTGCAATCTCAAACCGCATTGGCGGTGCAAGTCGTGCTGACGTAATATCTGATACATTGCGTGCTGTTTTCGGAAAAGGATTCAAGGTAGCCATTGAATCTGCAATGATGGCTGCAGATTCAGGACATATCCCGGTTTCCCCTGAAACAGAGATAATAGCTATAGGTGGAACTAGACAGGGTGCTGATGTTTCAGTTGTGCTCAGGCCTGCGCATTCTTTCGATTTCTTCAGCATTCAGGTAAGAGAAATAATAGCAATGCCAAGGGCTAAGGAAGAGCCAAAATAAGCCCTGCTTCAGAATAGATAATAATGCCGGATCATCCGGCTCTTTTTTAATCACTTCTGCTCATCCGTTTCAGGAATAACAGAAGGTTCCTCTTTATCCAATGACCCATCCTCTTCACCTTTATTGTCAATGGAATTCATGACTATGTAACTTTTAAGGAAATAGGCAGTGAGGAGAACAAATACAACAAAGAGAGTAATAGCGATCAATATCACAGAAAAAAGGTCCATAAAAAGAAAAAGTAAGTACCTTAAAGGTACTTTACTGTGGCTTCTCGTAGAGAGCTGTCTTGGTCATCAGGTGGCCTTTCTTTGCGTGTGGCTGTCTGAAGACACTGTTGTTTGCTTTCTCGATCTCTCTTGCGTCGATTGCCAGCTGTGCTGCTGCGCGCATCATCTCATGACCTGCTGCTGTTGTGAGAGTAACCTGCTCGATCTCCTTCATCATGAAGCATGCAGGGAAGTTGATCTTTGCGACCATGTCAGCCATGTGAAGAGCTGCAAGTGCCTTTGCCTTTGCGTATGGGTTGCTGAAACCTGCTCTCTCGATACACTTCTCTGGCTTTGCGAGGATGTGTGGGAGTTCGAGTGCCTTGCCTTCGTCTGCCATTGCGGCAACTTTGTCGAGCTCTTCCTGAATAAGTCTTACAACACCACATGTTGAAAGTACTTTCATTGCGTCAGAGTTGAATGATGCCATCTCTACAGGGTCAAGGAATTCGGTCTTTGCGCCGATGAGTGGGTCAACGGTCATGATAATGTAACCAAAGCCTGCTTCCTCAAGTGCTGCGCGGTCTTCCTTCTTTGTTGGACCGTCTGAGATAACGATACATGGAACATCCTTGTATATCTCACGTGCTGCTGTTGGGCCTGGTGCACTTGAGTTAGGGCTGATCATTACGTAGAAGTCAGCATCGAAGTTTTTGAGTTCTTCTGTTGCTGCTGCTTCGTCTTTACCCATTTTAGGACCGGTTCCGAAAGAACGGATAGTAATTCCTTCTCTTGCTGCGATCTCATCCTGAACGAGGTCTATAACCTGGCTCATACCTAAGTTACCGAGTTTAATAAATCCAATCTTTGCCATGTAAAATCACAGTAGTGCAATGGACAGAGTAGCATATATTATTTTTGGAATAACACTTCCATTGCACAATCTGGATAGATACATTATAAAAGAAAAAAGTGGAATAAATGAGAAAATATGGCTAAATTGTCGGGGCCTTATTAAGCCGGACCCAGAAATTACTGCCGTTTTCAGGAGAATTGCTATCCACACCAACACCACCATTGTGAAGAGTAACTATCTTGTGCACAATTGCAAGACCAAGACCCGTACCTTTGATACTGCCTTTATTGACCTTATCTAATCTTGAAAAACGGGTGAAGATCATTTCCCTGTCCTGTTCAGGTATACCACTGCCGTTGTCTTTCACATTTACCTGCCATTCTTTCCCTGCATCTGATATGGATATATCCACATGACCACCTTTTGGACCATATTTTATGGCATTGGAAATAAGGTTAACAAAAACCTGCTCAATAAGGGGATTTACCAATGAGGGGTATGATCTGTCAATACCCATATCCACAGTCATTTCATTTTCCTCGAACTTGGGCATAAAAGTATCCACGATATCCTGTAGAATTAAGCCAAGGTCATGAGTAGAATAATCCAGTTCTTCCACAGAATCCAGTTTGGCAAATTCTGCTGCTTTCTCTATAATGTATACAAGATTTCGGTTGCTCTTTTCTATATTTGTAAGTAGGGACTTTTTCTTTTCATCTTCCTCCCATTCAAGCAGAATAGAAACAAAGCCGTTGACCAAAGAAGCAGGATTCAGGAGATCATGACGCATAATGTCAGCAAAAAGCTCTTTCAGCTCATTGGAATGTTGTAACTCCTGAGCATACATAATGAGTTCCTGTTTGCTTTTTTCCAGATCATCGATCCATTGCCTGAACGCAAGACCATATGCCATCATAAGTTCTACAAGTGGTGTGGAAAGGAAACCTACACATTCCATCATATTCTTTGCAGGAAGGTCAGTGGCTAGCCTTGAGATCGCTAATTCATGTAGTTCAACAATATCTTCCGGAGGGACATTGCACCTGACCAATTCATAGCCTAGATCTTCAGAACGCATCAGGTATTTTTCTTCACGAGTGGTAACATAACCTTTCAGAATCCCATAATACCTTTCTTTAAAATCGGTTTCCGTAATAATGCATCACCCCTGCATATACACTAATATGGTTGCATCATCAGTCATGCGCCCGTGATCATCCAGTATTTTTTTTGCCAGCTGTTGCTCATCCTGTAGCATGTATGAGTCATACGATGAAATCTTAATATTTTCAGGAATACCATCAGTCCACATTACCAGAAGATCATTTGTGGAAATATTTGCCCTCTCAATATGTAAATGCCTGAATCCACCACCTACGATACCCCAGCTGGAAGGAAAATGAGAAGCTTTTTCACCATATATCATTGTACGAGTATTTCCAATACCCCCATACTCAAGAATACCCTCATTCTGATCGATGCGGGCGATGCTCATGGCTACACCTCTTGTTTGTTTTATAGCCCTGTCACATCCTGAGAACAGAGTACCAAGAGATTCCTGCAGATGAGAGGAAACGTAATCTAAAGCAGCTTTTGCTGCTTCTTCAGCATGTTTACCATGACCGAGTCCATCAACCATACAGAGAGTCAATGTATCATCTTCAAGCCACCAGTCACACTGGTCTCCACAGTGTATATCACCATTGAACGAACGTGATTCTGTTGCTACTCGCAT
This window contains:
- the sepS gene encoding O-phosphoserine--tRNA ligase, with the protein product MKFNPDDIKKAAKEDFDAAWNMGKNYISETKLNEQYPHMTLKYGKPHPVYDTISKLRDAYMRMGFEEMMNPLIVDEKEVHKQFSHEALAVLDRCFYLSGLPRPNVGISDERINSIKEILGDIDDEAIETIRKVLHSYKKGDVEGDDLVPEIAAGINVSDSLIVEMIDQVFPEFKELIPQATKKTLRSHMTSGWFISLSSIIERANPPFNFFSIDRCFRREQDEDAARLMTYYSASCVIMDENVTIDHGKAVAQGLLSQFGFEKFMFRPDDKRSKYYVPDTQIEVFAYHPNLVGSKTKYSDGWIEIATFGIYSPTALSQYNIPYPVMNLGLGVERLAMILHDATDIRSLTYPQIPQYSEWKMTDNELARMTYIENVPETEEGKEIVKAIVAVCEEYAATPSPCEFPAWEGSINGKTVKVAVIEPEEETKLCGPALFNEVVTYNSDILGVPDNKKWKAVLENHSARTGVRFLDAFACQAAKDIEDAVANGESEVETRVRIVKVPSEINIRLEPLAQRYITSNKKKIDIRGPVFTTVRATIE
- a CDS encoding endonuclease V, which translates into the protein MDRYSQLYGQPSNKNELDHWFDPGSHTLKELRKLQETAIHNLSIVDGYEKIDRIAGTDCAYFDDKIICVMVVLDYTTLEVIEKKYTVQKVVFPYIPTYLNFREGKAIASTFLELGNKPDIVMFDSCGINHPTRAGMASYFGVVMDVPTIGVSKKILCGISETPAEVEESRKLIYDEEQVGWLLKSNKRSNPIIVAPGHKVSLESCLKIVKHCLKGYKLPEPTRLAHMYANEVKKFVSGREVKE
- a CDS encoding DUF169 domain-containing protein gives rise to the protein MNSCRYPNIKALMDNGQPVCITLCEDEGSTSDLLYCELVHMARTGDSFCIEHQRCRPGDYILGISETSPADYYLKSHRYKDLKTAENAVSSLPRIKKGFKSLRIEPLKENEGKFDVLLLYLKPERVMKIIQAYAYHNGEGITSRSIGAASICGDCTARPLQEGIGISYGCKGSRKHSGYPNEEVPIGISYELVNTIEEGLKNIPATFD
- a CDS encoding DUF473 domain-containing protein, which produces MEYVALTGISERVISELRQNRLLTIEIRNPYNFMAALHLNVGDMLLLTHTSPEDLTGGSMGVVAKLVRHQISTHRLMQSSELYYEERETTSLRLQLDPKCIARVRKVLNNTIGEATKVDAEEIPLYNAR
- a CDS encoding proteasome assembly chaperone family protein; translation: MAVTDYDNNNVKIITTDIKSENPILVEGFPGIGLVGNIASQQIIDELKMDYLGSIDSRHFPPIAVLYEGLINMPVRIYESVEHNMVMVVSDIPINPVVAYDISKALLDWAQAINVKEIVSLAGIATMSEDHKVFGAATTLEMLERIRDKVELFQMGTISGISGSIMGECFVRKMPAISLLGSTMSQNPDPRAAAVVIDVLNILYDLKIDTESLIEQAEKIEIEMQRLAEDVRTAEQPAGPRKEFPMYG
- a CDS encoding pyruvate kinase alpha/beta domain-containing protein, with the protein product MDKSITYFDDVGKANTEEVMKLSAKRAAELGIKHVVLASTSGETALVAAEAFKDQDVKLIAITHQYGLKESGKWEVDEDKLKKLNELGVVMTTQSHMFSGVERAISNRIGGASRADVISDTLRAVFGKGFKVAIESAMMAADSGHIPVSPETEIIAIGGTRQGADVSVVLRPAHSFDFFSIQVREIIAMPRAKEEPK
- a CDS encoding F420-dependent methylenetetrahydromethanopterin dehydrogenase, encoding MAKIGFIKLGNLGMSQVIDLVQDEIAAREGITIRSFGTGPKMGKDEAAATEELKNFDADFYVMISPNSSAPGPTAAREIYKDVPCIVISDGPTKKEDRAALEEAGFGYIIMTVDPLIGAKTEFLDPVEMASFNSDAMKVLSTCGVVRLIQEELDKVAAMADEGKALELPHILAKPEKCIERAGFSNPYAKAKALAALHMADMVAKINFPACFMMKEIEQVTLTTAAGHEMMRAAAQLAIDAREIEKANNSVFRQPHAKKGHLMTKTALYEKPQ
- a CDS encoding ATP-binding protein; amino-acid sequence: MITETDFKERYYGILKGYVTTREEKYLMRSEDLGYELVRCNVPPEDIVELHELAISRLATDLPAKNMMECVGFLSTPLVELMMAYGLAFRQWIDDLEKSKQELIMYAQELQHSNELKELFADIMRHDLLNPASLVNGFVSILLEWEEDEKKKSLLTNIEKSNRNLVYIIEKAAEFAKLDSVEELDYSTHDLGLILQDIVDTFMPKFEENEMTVDMGIDRSYPSLVNPLIEQVFVNLISNAIKYGPKGGHVDISISDAGKEWQVNVKDNGSGIPEQDREMIFTRFSRLDKVNKGSIKGTGLGLAIVHKIVTLHNGGVGVDSNSPENGSNFWVRLNKAPTI
- a CDS encoding SpoIIE family protein phosphatase, which produces MRVATESRSFNGDIHCGDQCDWWLEDDTLTLCMVDGLGHGKHAEEAAKAALDYVSSHLQESLGTLFSGCDRAIKQTRGVAMSIARIDQNEGILEYGGIGNTRTMIYGEKASHFPSSWGIVGGGFRHLHIERANISTNDLLVMWTDGIPENIKISSYDSYMLQDEQQLAKKILDDHGRMTDDATILVYMQG